A section of the Spirosoma pollinicola genome encodes:
- a CDS encoding HU family DNA-binding protein, whose translation MTKADVIAEISDKTGIDKAEVTNTLETFFSVVKDSLAEGENIYVRGFGSFINKKRAKKVARNISKNTAMVIDEHFIPSFKPAKVFVEQVKTSDKAKVTAE comes from the coding sequence GTGACGAAAGCAGATGTAATTGCCGAGATCTCCGATAAGACCGGAATTGACAAGGCAGAAGTGACAAACACACTGGAAACATTCTTTTCAGTAGTTAAGGACTCGCTGGCCGAGGGAGAGAACATTTATGTGAGAGGGTTCGGCAGCTTCATCAATAAGAAAAGAGCCAAGAAAGTAGCCCGGAATATCTCGAAGAATACCGCTATGGTAATCGATGAGCACTTTATTCCGAGCTTTAAACCCGCCAAAGTTTTTGTTGAGCAGGTAAAAACCAGCGACAAAGCCAAAGTAACGGCGGAGTAA
- a CDS encoding lysophospholipid acyltransferase family protein: MLTAKQLYKQELEQCRQHFERVDLVKEQGYLMKFTTFSATVENLLPAIPRQEHETMFKELLLQQIFTTFDQQCLTAGDLVKLRGTHKGLKKADGPRIYCTYHLGSYRLLTSVLFRQGIDCVLLVGSNMNRSQGDGMAEHIEGLRKKHGLTNVFRVVETGSPSAGLTILRELKAGRSLIVYVDGSPETAPEAKDESQFLSVRFGNRRVLTRKGVGYLSHATGIPIVPVASYREPDMTNVLHFMKPIRPIPRSDREIYCQEAMQQLYDAFWPLLNKFPGQWEGWNFIHSFLQPETNTGISARRGGGCPSFNEERYSLCDLQEAPILFDRQLYQTYEITEDLRDLLLNLNEVESVEAIVGQEVFGELMEMEVLH, encoded by the coding sequence ATGCTAACTGCAAAGCAACTATATAAACAAGAGCTGGAGCAATGCCGCCAACACTTCGAGCGGGTAGACCTTGTGAAAGAACAAGGCTACCTCATGAAGTTCACCACATTCTCGGCAACTGTTGAGAATCTTCTGCCCGCTATACCCCGACAAGAGCATGAAACAATGTTTAAGGAGCTATTGCTGCAGCAGATTTTCACCACTTTCGATCAGCAATGTCTTACAGCTGGAGATTTAGTAAAGCTACGCGGAACGCACAAAGGACTCAAAAAAGCAGACGGCCCTCGCATTTATTGTACTTATCATTTGGGTTCATACCGTCTACTTACCAGTGTGCTCTTTAGGCAGGGTATCGATTGTGTTCTACTTGTTGGTAGTAACATGAATCGGTCTCAGGGCGATGGCATGGCAGAACATATTGAGGGATTACGAAAGAAACATGGCCTAACGAACGTTTTTCGGGTGGTCGAAACGGGGAGCCCATCAGCAGGTCTAACAATCCTGCGAGAATTGAAAGCTGGGCGCTCACTCATCGTTTATGTCGACGGGAGCCCGGAAACGGCACCCGAAGCAAAAGATGAATCACAATTTTTGTCGGTGCGTTTTGGCAACCGACGCGTATTGACACGCAAAGGAGTTGGGTATTTGTCGCATGCAACCGGTATCCCTATTGTGCCGGTGGCGAGTTACCGTGAGCCTGATATGACAAATGTGCTTCATTTTATGAAGCCAATCCGCCCAATTCCCCGAAGTGATCGGGAGATTTACTGTCAGGAGGCTATGCAACAACTTTACGATGCCTTCTGGCCGTTGTTGAACAAATTCCCCGGACAGTGGGAGGGCTGGAACTTTATCCATTCGTTTTTACAACCTGAAACGAATACTGGTATTAGTGCGAGAAGAGGAGGGGGCTGCCCATCCTTTAACGAAGAAAGATATTCACTGTGTGATCTTCAAGAGGCACCTATCCTCTTCGATCGGCAACTTTACCAAACGTATGAAATAACCGAAGATCTACGTGATTTGCTGTTAAATTTAAATGAAGTCGAATCCGTTGAAGCTATTGTTGGCCAGGAAGTTTTTGGCGAATTAATGGAAATGGAAGTACTTCATTAA
- a CDS encoding LuxR C-terminal-related transcriptional regulator: MNHLDSGEELTKKFAIRRRDFSILVAQSELFNCEVLSQLLKEQGYNVVGRAVEMEDTLQQIRVKRPQCVILESEISGQRSFDIVEQMQRSNQQTKFILYTRNPDMRMVASAMQMGFFGFLYATDGLDELYRCFQTVSNGGCYYSNGFMNLLKDYGVEVISDTTRKELSRLTQREREVLRMIANGNTANEIADQLNISYRTAVNHKAHIAKKLELTSCRQLPKYSIAVKNYL; encoded by the coding sequence ATGAATCATTTAGACAGTGGTGAGGAACTCACAAAAAAATTTGCGATTCGTCGTCGCGATTTTTCGATCCTCGTTGCGCAGTCAGAGTTATTTAACTGTGAAGTATTGAGCCAGCTTTTAAAGGAACAGGGCTATAATGTTGTCGGTCGTGCCGTCGAGATGGAAGATACCCTGCAGCAAATCAGAGTGAAGCGACCTCAATGCGTAATACTGGAATCGGAGATTTCCGGACAGCGGAGTTTTGACATTGTTGAGCAGATGCAACGATCAAATCAGCAAACAAAATTCATTTTATATACCCGAAATCCTGATATGCGAATGGTAGCCAGTGCTATGCAAATGGGCTTCTTTGGATTCCTGTATGCGACAGATGGCCTGGACGAATTATACCGATGCTTTCAAACGGTCAGTAATGGAGGTTGTTACTATAGTAATGGCTTTATGAATCTGCTCAAAGACTATGGTGTAGAGGTGATCTCCGATACGACCCGCAAGGAACTAAGCCGGTTAACTCAGCGTGAGCGTGAAGTATTACGAATGATTGCAAATGGAAACACGGCCAACGAAATTGCCGATCAGCTTAATATCAGCTATCGTACTGCCGTGAATCATAAAGCACATATTGCAAAAAAACTGGAATTAACCAGCTGTCGGCAATTACCAAAGTATAGTATTGCGGTGAAGAATTATTTATAA
- a CDS encoding LytTR family DNA-binding domain-containing protein: MLIEAVSWSIGYEIKTEKVEKAGGYFHYVWLFLRAAIIPELFTVFITISLVNRFHSWFNAQVVQNTWTEIGRYELRFLPVLCFAFWLFDPVTQTIRFLIEQYPRYSLSSYWKVYIVDTYTWHVYFMYLFPVILIGYTAINISLLQDFLQQRREAQEAAEADAAKAAQEALALSATFLPKPITPSPYLSYLKGKNSFGELDFPVNDVYYFTIEERFYYAELAKGRYLIGKTLNELEAELDPNQFFRIKRDYIVNRQAVLNYAYWENGKYIVRLNMPEGHNIIVPRARMQEFREWLQSGQGGSYINSDSFMVAS, encoded by the coding sequence GTGCTTATCGAGGCCGTTTCGTGGTCTATTGGTTACGAGATAAAAACAGAAAAAGTAGAAAAAGCCGGCGGTTATTTCCATTACGTATGGCTTTTTTTACGCGCAGCAATAATTCCTGAATTATTTACCGTGTTTATTACCATATCGCTTGTCAATCGTTTTCATAGCTGGTTCAATGCACAAGTTGTTCAAAACACCTGGACAGAGATAGGTCGTTATGAACTACGTTTCTTACCCGTTTTATGCTTTGCTTTTTGGCTATTTGATCCAGTTACCCAAACCATTCGTTTTCTAATAGAACAATATCCCAGATACTCTCTTAGCAGCTACTGGAAAGTATATATAGTTGATACATATACGTGGCACGTTTATTTCATGTATTTGTTCCCGGTTATATTAATTGGCTATACAGCCATCAACATTTCGCTTTTACAGGATTTTTTGCAACAACGTCGGGAAGCTCAGGAAGCTGCCGAAGCAGATGCTGCCAAGGCAGCCCAGGAAGCTTTAGCCCTATCAGCCACTTTTTTACCAAAACCCATAACACCTTCACCTTATCTGTCTTACTTGAAAGGGAAAAATTCGTTTGGCGAATTGGACTTCCCGGTAAACGACGTTTACTACTTTACTATTGAAGAGCGATTCTACTACGCGGAGTTAGCTAAAGGGCGCTATCTGATTGGCAAAACCCTTAACGAACTGGAAGCAGAACTGGACCCAAACCAATTCTTTCGCATTAAGCGCGATTATATAGTTAACAGACAAGCCGTGTTAAACTACGCCTATTGGGAAAACGGTAAATATATAGTCAGGCTTAACATGCCTGAAGGGCACAATATTATAGTCCCCCGCGCACGTATGCAGGAGTTCCGGGAATGGTTACAAAGCGGCCAGGGAGGATCTTATATCAATTCAGACTCCTTCATGGTTGCCTCTTAA
- a CDS encoding single-stranded DNA-binding protein, whose amino-acid sequence MASLNKMTIIGNLGADPEVRYLDGGAVVATFNVATTEKYTNRNGEKVEQTEWFRVELWNEQAKVAEKYLKKGNSVYVEGRLRTELWTDKEGKERTSLRVRASIMQLLGSPNENQGGGNEPYEAPRQQSAPAQPASAPRQQAAPQAAPAPRPQAPAQRREPEPVPFESNSSDDDLPF is encoded by the coding sequence ATGGCAAGTCTGAATAAGATGACAATCATCGGCAATCTGGGTGCCGATCCTGAGGTTCGCTATCTGGATGGCGGTGCTGTTGTGGCAACATTTAATGTGGCAACTACCGAAAAATATACAAACCGGAATGGCGAAAAAGTAGAGCAGACCGAATGGTTTCGGGTTGAATTATGGAATGAACAGGCTAAAGTGGCTGAAAAATATTTAAAGAAAGGCAATTCTGTGTACGTTGAAGGCCGTTTACGGACGGAGTTATGGACCGACAAAGAAGGTAAAGAACGCACATCTTTACGGGTACGTGCCAGCATCATGCAATTGCTCGGTAGCCCGAATGAAAATCAGGGGGGAGGTAATGAGCCCTATGAAGCTCCCCGCCAGCAGTCGGCTCCGGCCCAACCAGCCAGTGCTCCTCGCCAGCAAGCGGCACCACAGGCCGCCCCTGCACCACGCCCGCAGGCACCAGCACAACGACGGGAGCCGGAACCAGTACCTTTTGAGAGCAATAGTAGTGATGACGACTTGCCGTTCTAA
- a CDS encoding Rne/Rng family ribonuclease, translating to MSNELVISSTQKGDRIALLQNKRLLEYHEEELDSSFTVGDLYLGTVKKLSSGLNAAFVDVGHEKDGFLHYQDLGPNINSLNKLVKDVIAKRVTTGRLNPNQLEPVIDKIGKIDKVLTKNAPILVQVVKEPISTKGPRLSCDISIAGRYLVLVPFSDGVNLSKKITDRAERSRLMRLMSSLKPKNFGVIVRTVAQDKDVEELDRDLQNSLAKWDQAIKSLADAKPRDRILGEMNRASSILRDMLNESFESITVDTRESFDEIRDFIHTIAPDKEKIVKLHTGKTKVFEALGLEKQLKSLFGRSVSLPGGGYLIIEHTEALHVIDVNSGNKSNSEEDQEATAISVNREAAKEIARQLRLRDMGGIIVIDFIDMKKADNKKLLQDIMRDEMKPERSKFTILPLTKFGLMQITRQRVRPEMNIVTREVCPTCGGTGTIQASVLVTDVIENNLDYILTKQNERGISISMNPFLYAYYTKGIYSKQVQWYMKYKVWVKLVKDTSLGIVNFKFFNKSGEEIEVSSNA from the coding sequence GTGAGTAATGAATTAGTTATCAGTTCGACTCAGAAAGGTGATCGGATTGCGCTCTTGCAAAACAAGAGATTGCTGGAGTATCACGAAGAAGAGTTAGACAGCAGCTTCACCGTTGGCGATCTATACTTAGGAACTGTCAAAAAACTATCGTCGGGGCTTAACGCTGCTTTTGTAGACGTTGGTCATGAAAAAGATGGGTTTCTACACTATCAGGACTTGGGGCCGAATATTAATTCGCTCAACAAGCTTGTTAAAGATGTTATCGCCAAGCGCGTCACTACCGGACGGCTCAACCCTAACCAGTTAGAGCCAGTTATCGACAAAATCGGGAAAATCGATAAGGTACTGACGAAAAACGCTCCCATTCTGGTTCAGGTAGTTAAAGAACCTATCTCGACCAAAGGTCCACGCCTTTCCTGCGACATTTCCATTGCCGGACGTTATTTAGTCCTTGTGCCCTTTTCGGATGGCGTCAATCTATCTAAAAAAATTACAGACCGTGCCGAGCGGTCGCGGTTGATGCGGCTTATGTCGTCGCTAAAACCAAAAAACTTTGGCGTTATTGTCCGAACTGTCGCGCAGGATAAAGACGTTGAAGAGCTCGACCGAGACCTGCAAAACTCACTTGCCAAGTGGGACCAGGCCATTAAATCCCTTGCCGATGCCAAGCCCCGCGATAGAATCCTGGGCGAAATGAATCGCGCTTCGTCTATTTTACGGGATATGCTCAACGAATCGTTTGAGAGCATTACCGTCGATACACGCGAATCATTTGACGAAATCAGAGATTTTATTCATACGATTGCGCCCGACAAAGAGAAAATCGTTAAACTCCACACCGGAAAAACGAAGGTTTTTGAAGCTTTAGGCCTCGAAAAACAGCTCAAGTCGTTATTCGGCCGATCTGTTAGTTTGCCGGGAGGTGGTTATCTGATCATTGAACATACCGAAGCGTTACACGTTATTGATGTAAACAGCGGGAATAAGTCAAATTCGGAAGAAGATCAGGAAGCAACAGCCATTAGTGTAAACCGCGAGGCTGCCAAGGAAATAGCTCGTCAGCTTCGATTGCGTGACATGGGTGGTATCATCGTCATTGATTTCATTGACATGAAAAAAGCAGATAATAAAAAACTTCTGCAAGACATCATGCGCGATGAAATGAAACCGGAACGCTCCAAGTTCACCATTCTTCCATTAACGAAGTTTGGCCTTATGCAGATCACGCGACAACGTGTGAGGCCGGAAATGAATATCGTTACTCGTGAAGTATGCCCAACTTGTGGTGGCACGGGCACTATTCAGGCCAGCGTACTGGTAACAGACGTAATTGAAAATAATCTCGACTATATTCTGACGAAGCAGAATGAACGTGGCATTTCGATTTCTATGAACCCATTTCTCTATGCCTATTATACCAAAGGGATTTATTCCAAACAGGTTCAATGGTATATGAAATATAAAGTATGGGTGAAGCTTGTTAAAGATACCTCATTAGGCATCGTTAACTTCAAATTTTTCAATAAATCCGGAGAAGAAATTGAAGTAAGTAGCAATGCCTAG
- the gldE gene encoding gliding motility-associated protein GldE — MDLSDPLPRQVLLATDGWSTYFDLYGPYTALILLLLTLAGLVSASEAAFFSLSPDDRALCRDSNLADDQRIATLLERPKRLLASLVIFNNLLNIAIVVIVTYLTWKFSQNLQGRTSWILPLVTLVTTVAIVLFGEIVPKVYASQNNLIVARKTAFLAKMGLTVFRPLAMILVNLSNQVDRRIQRKGYKLSVEELSQAVELTGMNATVEEKEILKGIVNFSNLTARQVMRARLDISAVEDDLTFSELMALINASGYSRVPVFHESLDQIEGILYIKDLLTHIHQDDSFDWQSLLRPAFFIPENKKVDDLLQDFQKRRVHMAIVVDEYGGTRGLVTLEDIIEEIFGDINDEFDDETPVGYRREDDWTVVFEGKMPITDVCRILNVDATTFETVQGDSESLGGLLLELFNRLPKPGEETIYADFLFHVVSADDKRINEVRVRKGNEVLQSQS; from the coding sequence ATGGACCTTAGTGATCCTCTTCCTCGACAGGTGCTCCTGGCCACAGACGGCTGGAGCACCTATTTTGATTTATACGGCCCCTACACGGCCCTCATTCTTTTGCTGTTGACACTCGCCGGTTTAGTATCGGCTTCCGAAGCAGCATTCTTCTCTCTATCGCCCGATGATCGGGCTCTTTGCCGGGATAGCAACCTTGCCGATGACCAGCGTATTGCTACATTGCTCGAACGGCCAAAGCGGCTGCTGGCCTCGTTGGTAATATTCAATAATTTATTAAATATTGCTATTGTTGTTATTGTTACCTACCTGACCTGGAAGTTCTCACAAAACTTGCAAGGGAGAACAAGCTGGATACTACCGTTGGTAACATTGGTAACAACGGTAGCTATTGTACTTTTCGGTGAGATAGTCCCCAAGGTGTATGCCAGTCAAAATAACCTGATAGTGGCTCGGAAAACAGCTTTTCTGGCTAAAATGGGCTTGACTGTATTTCGACCACTGGCAATGATTCTGGTAAATCTGAGTAATCAGGTTGATCGCCGTATTCAGCGAAAAGGGTACAAGCTTTCCGTTGAAGAATTGAGTCAGGCAGTTGAATTGACCGGAATGAATGCAACTGTTGAAGAAAAAGAAATACTTAAAGGTATCGTTAACTTCAGCAACCTGACAGCCCGCCAGGTGATGCGTGCCCGATTGGATATTTCGGCGGTAGAGGACGACCTGACGTTTAGTGAATTAATGGCGCTGATTAACGCATCGGGCTATTCGCGGGTGCCCGTTTTTCATGAATCACTCGATCAAATCGAAGGTATTCTGTACATTAAAGATTTACTGACGCATATTCACCAGGACGATTCATTTGACTGGCAATCGTTGTTGCGTCCCGCCTTCTTTATCCCCGAGAACAAGAAAGTGGATGACCTCTTGCAGGACTTCCAGAAACGGCGTGTTCATATGGCAATTGTGGTCGATGAATATGGTGGCACACGGGGTCTGGTTACGCTTGAGGATATTATTGAAGAAATATTTGGCGATATCAACGATGAGTTTGATGATGAAACGCCCGTTGGCTATCGTCGCGAAGATGACTGGACAGTGGTGTTCGAAGGAAAGATGCCCATTACAGATGTGTGTAGGATACTCAATGTAGATGCTACTACATTCGAAACTGTGCAGGGCGACAGCGAGTCACTGGGAGGTTTATTGCTTGAACTTTTTAATCGACTACCGAAACCAGGTGAAGAAACGATTTATGCTGATTTCTTATTTCATGTGGTATCCGCTGACGATAAACGAATCAATGAAGTAAGAGTTAGAAAAGGCAATGAAGTACTACAGTCACAGTCCTAA
- a CDS encoding tetratricopeptide repeat protein — protein sequence MNKSVLFVVILAAALTVGLYTRPKVVVRNENKQLGAVTSGGHAMQAPTTVKSGTDSLNVASTENGAGQSEIHEKPVSPAQQERITALETEFDKASPTQKETIGGKLIAVFREATRYDSAAHYAELIAIAQPNERNLLRAGDEHFEAYTFAVDEKKTALLGQKTRELYEQALEKNPNLLSAKANMAMTYVNTDTPMKGIMLLRDVLKQDPTNELALFNLGLLSMRSNQYERAIERFRQILVNNPTSRKAQFYLGVSLAEAGQKAEAKQVLAQVKKQEKDPQILAAVREYEERLK from the coding sequence ATGAATAAATCTGTGTTGTTTGTTGTCATACTGGCGGCTGCCTTAACGGTTGGGTTGTATACCCGTCCGAAAGTGGTAGTGCGTAATGAGAACAAGCAACTTGGGGCAGTAACTTCAGGAGGACATGCGATGCAAGCGCCCACAACTGTTAAATCAGGAACTGATTCTCTCAACGTAGCCTCTACAGAAAACGGAGCCGGTCAGTCGGAAATCCATGAGAAGCCCGTATCGCCGGCGCAACAAGAGCGTATTACAGCGCTGGAAACTGAATTTGATAAGGCAAGTCCAACACAGAAAGAAACTATCGGAGGCAAGCTAATTGCTGTGTTCCGCGAAGCTACACGCTATGACAGTGCAGCTCATTATGCGGAACTGATAGCTATTGCTCAACCCAATGAGCGTAATCTGTTGAGGGCTGGCGATGAACATTTCGAAGCGTACACGTTTGCTGTGGACGAAAAGAAAACAGCTCTGCTGGGCCAAAAGACCCGGGAGCTGTACGAACAGGCGCTGGAGAAAAACCCAAACCTGTTGTCGGCCAAGGCGAATATGGCAATGACCTATGTAAATACAGACACGCCCATGAAAGGAATCATGCTGTTGCGCGACGTATTGAAACAGGACCCAACGAATGAATTAGCTCTGTTCAACTTAGGCTTGCTATCCATGCGGTCTAATCAGTATGAACGGGCTATTGAGCGATTCCGGCAAATTTTGGTTAATAACCCGACAAGCCGAAAAGCTCAGTTTTATCTGGGCGTCAGTTTAGCCGAAGCCGGTCAGAAAGCCGAAGCTAAACAAGTACTTGCTCAGGTAAAGAAGCAGGAGAAAGACCCGCAAATTTTAGCCGCTGTGCGCGAGTACGAAGAGCGGCTTAAGTGA
- a CDS encoding phytanoyl-CoA dioxygenase family protein, giving the protein MSLLSKLKSVAKQVLRPEQKAKPVTEFVYDTLPWIDKKDADIASFINHFPAVKELPYDLAEKLAFWRDNGYVILGKAIDTDWLDQLWSEVEELVEHHEKYQTQVRIDLPEYQANPILPVKDVPKTVLNGPYIKFNDFHDNSVIGKKIMLHKNIVTFLEAVFGEKVIAMQSLLFKYGSQQATHQDFAYVVSEIPSHLAAAWIALEDVQIDAGPLSYYPGSHKIAKFNFGNGIFFNNESTLNPGDFATYLDAACQKAGMEKKTLLIKKGEVLIWHAALAHGGEAIRNSALTRKSYVCHYSSDSAYKHHRQRPTEEPVRRTINGADVFVNPTMPDQEDIFTKGKMM; this is encoded by the coding sequence ATGAGTCTTCTTTCAAAACTAAAGTCTGTGGCCAAGCAGGTGCTCCGCCCCGAACAAAAAGCAAAGCCAGTTACTGAATTTGTTTATGACACATTGCCTTGGATCGATAAGAAAGACGCTGACATTGCGTCGTTTATCAACCACTTTCCGGCGGTTAAAGAACTCCCCTACGATTTAGCCGAAAAATTAGCGTTTTGGCGTGACAATGGGTACGTCATCCTGGGCAAGGCGATTGATACTGACTGGCTTGACCAGTTATGGAGTGAAGTTGAGGAGTTGGTTGAGCACCATGAAAAATACCAGACACAGGTGCGGATTGATCTTCCTGAATACCAGGCAAACCCGATTTTGCCCGTGAAGGATGTGCCAAAAACCGTGTTGAACGGCCCATATATCAAATTCAATGATTTTCACGATAACTCGGTGATTGGCAAAAAAATAATGCTTCACAAAAATATCGTGACTTTCCTTGAAGCTGTATTTGGTGAAAAGGTGATTGCTATGCAGAGTTTATTGTTTAAATATGGTAGCCAGCAGGCAACACACCAAGATTTTGCCTACGTCGTATCCGAAATCCCCAGCCATCTGGCGGCTGCCTGGATAGCGCTCGAAGATGTGCAGATAGATGCAGGTCCGCTCTCCTATTACCCGGGGTCGCATAAGATTGCTAAGTTTAACTTTGGCAATGGCATATTCTTTAACAATGAATCGACACTTAATCCAGGTGATTTTGCTACATACCTAGACGCTGCTTGCCAAAAAGCAGGGATGGAGAAAAAAACTTTGCTGATTAAAAAAGGAGAAGTATTGATCTGGCATGCTGCGCTCGCACATGGAGGAGAAGCCATTCGGAACAGCGCCTTGACACGGAAATCATACGTGTGCCACTATTCATCTGACAGCGCTTATAAACATCATCGCCAGAGACCCACCGAGGAACCAGTTCGACGGACAATAAACGGAGCCGATGTATTCGTTAACCCAACAATGCCCGATCAGGAGGATATCTTTACCAAAGGTAAAATGATGTAG
- the mutY gene encoding A/G-specific adenine glycosylase, whose amino-acid sequence MNWQSDSNGIETTFAPVLEQWYELHKRDLPWRHTLDPYAIWLSEIILQQTRVAQGKPYYERFVTTYPTVADMARADERELLRLWQGLGYYSRARNLHQTARYVTEKLSGKFPDTYHELLKMKGIGNYTAAAIASFAFGERVPVVDGNVYRVLSRVFGIDEDITTTTAKKTFATLAMRLIQTANDPATYNQAIMEFGAIHCTPVAPDCLLCPIQQQCVAYLTGRQHRLPVKSKKAPVRERYFNYLVFRNEGRLALRERTARDIWQNLYDFYLLETDEPKTALRDIPLSDPVAQVVDQSVPAALPVESMQLLSHQRIRARFYLIDVPDELINSLPIDLQWYLPVEISNLPKPVLITNYLDQQFG is encoded by the coding sequence TTGAATTGGCAATCAGACTCTAACGGTATCGAAACCACTTTTGCGCCTGTACTCGAACAGTGGTATGAGCTCCACAAGCGAGACCTTCCCTGGCGTCACACCCTCGATCCCTACGCTATTTGGCTATCGGAAATAATCCTCCAGCAAACCCGTGTAGCACAGGGAAAGCCATACTATGAACGCTTTGTAACCACTTACCCAACCGTAGCGGATATGGCCAGGGCCGACGAACGGGAGCTACTCCGCCTATGGCAGGGCCTAGGTTATTATTCCCGCGCCCGAAATCTGCACCAGACTGCTCGTTACGTAACGGAAAAATTGTCAGGTAAGTTTCCTGATACCTATCATGAGTTGCTGAAAATGAAGGGGATAGGTAATTATACGGCCGCTGCTATAGCCTCCTTTGCCTTTGGTGAACGAGTGCCGGTTGTGGATGGAAATGTGTATAGAGTACTTTCGCGGGTTTTTGGGATTGATGAAGATATTACGACGACTACCGCAAAAAAAACATTTGCCACGCTTGCCATGCGGCTGATTCAAACGGCCAATGACCCGGCTACTTACAATCAGGCTATCATGGAATTTGGGGCTATTCACTGCACGCCCGTTGCACCCGACTGTCTCCTTTGTCCAATTCAGCAGCAGTGCGTAGCTTATTTGACCGGCCGTCAGCACCGGCTACCGGTTAAATCAAAAAAAGCGCCGGTACGTGAGCGGTATTTTAATTACTTGGTTTTTCGGAATGAAGGTCGATTAGCACTTAGGGAGAGGACAGCGCGTGATATCTGGCAGAATCTCTATGATTTTTATTTACTGGAAACTGATGAGCCCAAAACTGCGTTGCGTGACATACCCTTGTCTGATCCAGTCGCTCAGGTCGTTGATCAGAGTGTTCCTGCCGCTTTGCCAGTGGAGTCGATGCAGTTGTTATCGCATCAACGAATTCGGGCTCGATTTTACCTGATTGATGTACCCGATGAGCTAATTAATAGCTTGCCGATTGATTTACAGTGGTATTTGCCTGTTGAAATAAGTAACCTACCTAAGCCTGTTTTGATTACAAACTATTTGGATCAGCAGTTTGGATAA